From the genome of Rhinatrema bivittatum chromosome 11, aRhiBiv1.1, whole genome shotgun sequence:
gatagggacacaagcaaggttggaaagtTACTTGATGTTTACAacataaaagatggaaatatttgccaATGTTCATCAGATTTTCCCAGGTTTTGCCCCAGAATCTgtccctgagctgccacagcaaACTGTGGGACTGTACCTTACACCTCCTGCTCCCTGATGTTGGGGAGGGGTTGGAAGAGGGGGTGCAACCGCAGCAACAGTGACTAGGGGGTGGCAGACTCCTAAATCCGTCTCTGGCTACTACCATGAGAAACTCGctgagcagattggatggaccatttggtctttttctgccatcgttactatgcTTATGAAATTGTACTTCAATGTATTGGTGTAGTCAGAGCTTTGGTGAGGTTTCCTGTAGAAAGAGTatgcagggccggaggaaccgctaggcgagctaggcctgtgcctagggtgccgcgATTTAGggggcggcagaattttgaaagggcaaaaagtgccctttcaaaatcctgccagcccctgcctcaccgggccaccctcccgatgcaccccttgtggtccagcggagggcccgggagcgacctgccactcccagggcctcggctgccactaaccaaaatggcgccggtggcccttagcccctaccatgtgacaggggccaaccaatggcaccggtagcccctgtcacatggtaagggcttggagaagagacggctggggggggggatatgatagaggtctttaagatcatgagaggtcttgaacgagtagatgtgactcggttatttacgctttcgaataatagaaggactagggggcatttcatgaagttagcaagtagcacatttaagactaatcggagaaaattctttttcactcaacgcacaataaagctctggaatttgttgccagaggatgtggttagtgcagttagtatagctgggttcaaaaaaggtttggataagttcttagaggagaagtccattacctgctattaatcaagtttacttagggaatagccactgctattaattgcatcagtagcatgggttcttcttagtgtttgggtaattgccaggttcttgtggcctggtttggcctctgttggaaacaggatgctgggcttgatggacccttggtctgacccagcatggcaatttcttatgttcttatgatttgttttttttcagttttatttggtttgttaaatgtttttttttcctggtttgaTTGGTTtgtcaaacagaagaaaatattaaGCAAAATATCCCTCAAAACATCTCTgcggccatacaacaaaatggtatcAACCGCACTGAAGAAAGGCACCAAAAGACATCACTTCAGTGCCCTCCCCAGGCAGACAGCATCATTTCTAGTGTGCCAGGGCacgggcaggagtgactgggcatTGCAGCTGCCTGCAATGCTGGAGATAGGAAGGAGATAAGAGTGGGTCAGGGTGAAGGATCCGGCTCTGGCCCATTCCAGGCAGGCCCCCAGGCTAGGCCTTTGTGCCAGGGCTAGGTTTCAGTACCGGGGCTAGGCCTTGGTGCCAGGGCTAGGTTTCAGTACCGGGGCTAGGCCTTGGCATCTGGCCTGATGTGGGTTAGGTTTCGGCGCGTGGTCCAGCCTGGGCCTGGGTTTTGATGCCAGGCTGATAGaggcctaattaaaaaaaaaatacgacAAATACAAAAACATCTGAACATTTTAATTGGAAGCTATTTTCACAATTGAAAATGGcctgatttgtttcattttttgcatTTGTCAATATCCAGTACACatccttaataataataataataataataataaataatccttaataataataataataataaataatatccaATACACATCCTTATTCCCATATCTGTCCTGTTGGCCCTATAATCAGTCGAGCGAAAAAttccacagtacctgaatgtaatccaatttgaagtgccataaagcagaatataaataaataaaagaaataaaaaaaaatatttctatttagCGAAGTGGATGCTTCCTTGTTAACATTTTCTATAAGATTCCTGTAGCATACCTTGATGTATTTGCAAACCAAAAAGCAAAGGGAGGTCAACTAAACATCACCAATGCAAGTACTGAGGTGAGCACTAGCAGTGAATTTGAGGTCACACTCAACATGTCTTGTCTTACGAGTGAGATTCATTCTTGTCATGGTTTGCACAATAGAAATGTATTTGGAGAAGTGGGAAGTGCACTGCAAATGTAGGCAGTCATTCTTATTGCTGAAGTGAATAAAGTGAACGTGCATTTCAAAAGCCTGGAGTCAGTGCggttttctgctccagccaaGGTGATTTGCTCGGTCACCCTCACAGGCAATCTGAAAATTGTCCCTTTTAGATAGGAAGGTCAATATTCAGGAGCACAGCAAGTGtacattttatccagctaaagtcagACAGATAAATTATCATGGGTTTTCAGCAGAGTACTGACAGTTTGTTTTATTCACTGAatattatctggttaactttttaGGCCTGCTCTTAGTCTTTAGCACAACCAgacgtagctggataagttatctggccagCTTATCTCTGCCCCAGAAGGCTTCCAACTTAAAaacgttagccggataaatcagagCTGTTTAGAGCGGTGAAAATTTTAAACCTTTAGAtgtctggctaagtcccaaacttaacCAAACAAGCCATGTGAATAGTGACACCTCGGGTATATAGCACTATTTGGGGTATtgaacttattcattaatgaaaaCTGTGTTAGTGTTTTAGATCCAAGATAAAGAACATTCATGGAAATGACATCACAGCACCCAGAACTCAGCATACATTTACACATCACAAATGACAGCAGGTAGGATTCTGTTTCACTTCGTCCTGCTATTTACATGAACTACAGAAGCTTAAACATGTTTTATGCTTAGaaatgtaatacatttaaataatttCAGAACCTGGATTACAATGTTGTTACAGAAATCTATTTGTGATATGGCAGATAAGGAGCAATATCTTACAGGGAGTCAGGCTTCTACTcctgacagctgggatatatccatagcagaataactgggcagactggatggctcagttggtctttatctgccatcatctactgtgtTACCAAATTCCTCTGAAACACGTATGTATGCCCTGCTCCATAGGAAACAATGGAGGGAAAAACAGCATCAATACACATGTCAGAGATGTATGGAGAAAGACAAcaggaaaaggagagaaagagggacagaGAAAGATGGGAACAGGGAGAGGTAGTGGATACATGGGAGAAAGGAGTAGCAAAAGCATAAAGTGAAACCAGAAGATGGCTAGAGAGATACATTGTTACCAGAACTAACAAAGGAACTCCAGAGAATTGCAGATAAAATCATTTCTTCTTTGTTCTCTGACTGCGCTTGTTAATTGCCACAGAATCCCTCAAAGGAATAATGCTCCTGCAATTCATCAGGTCATATACATTATAATTTTGTAATGAAATTGTTATCAATATATATCTTTAATTAACCATGATATGTGCTTTTAATATTACATTAAAATCACAGGCTATAAAAAGGAACAATATTTTATATCTACAGTATATGCGCATTGCCACTGGGGATGGATGAGAGAGCTACGCTGTCCTGGCATGAATGTTGACTTAGATTATGCCAGTTTaccatgggattttttttctcatattgtgCCTTCTCATCCTGTTAATTGCTCTGGGGACAAATAGATCCCCTACAAAATTCTTGTACAAGTGAAGCATGTTGTCTTTGGCTCTTCTCAGAGGGTAAGTATTCCATGACAGGCCAAGTGTGAGGAAGGAGTTGCAGCAGGTGTGGGAATCAGACAACCTaatgctatgtgtgtgtgtgtgtgtgtgatgttttCTGCAGCCAGTTGTAGATCTCTTAGATTATCCATGGGAATCTGCATCTTTTCCCTAAACACACAAATCTAATCCACCCTCTCCCAAAAATAAATTCACTGACAGTAGGAAGGCATTGCCTTGGAGAATGTAAGAACCAGACGAGACCATAGGGTTCAGTAGTAAGTGTCTCTAGGACTGCCAGTGGCAGTGGAGAGTTTGTTTCGGTGGGAGGGCCAAGGTCATTGTTTGCCGGTTGTAGGTTGATGAGTAATATCTGCATGATTTCAATGGTATTTTCAGCAAGCTTCTTAGCACATTGCTAAAGTTTGTAACATGTTACTAGAATAGTCTTGCTTATTCCCAGTTGCTGCTGTCCTTCCTTTCTGAAAGAGGCAGTGCTTGCACACTCTCCAAAAGGCAGTtacccctccttccccttcccacaCACTCAGACATATTCTCCTTCACCAGGCAGAACTCACAATCCTACCAAATAGTACTGGAGCACCGGTACTAAAGCAGTTTGGATTCAGATAGAAGCACAGGGAGACACAAGGAGTCATCTTTCTGCTTGCAGCTACAGCAATGGAGAGGCTCATtttcaaacctttttgaaaatgggTAAACAAgtgtatttgaaaattgcaacccTCCTGTCCCCCTAGTGTGGATAAATGTGCACATGCAGTTCACAGCCCAACAACGTTTACCTTTGTGGGGATAAAGGCTCAAGAGAAGGTCAGTACATGCcgggattttattttgaaattccagcacataatTTCCACCCACTTATAGTTTACTTTGTTATTGTCTATTGTTTTAGTTACATTTTTATCCTGCCATATTATGGGATAAACTTTCAAAGAACCATTTAACAGCTAAGATAGCTGGAGTTTTCGCTGGCTATCTTTACCCTCATTTTTCAGCTACAACCTAGCTTGTGGCCAAGAATTTGCCTACAATGAACTTGGCCAGCTAGCTGCAGATCTGTTCACTGTAAATCTGCGCCTTCACCCCTCCTCCCCGGTCCCAACCAAAGATATACCTGCCTACCTCCATAGTAGTAAACTAGATGGGGAGATTGCAGTCCCAGTCTTTCAAAGTACCTCATCCCAATGAACTTCTGATCCACCTCATTCCACTCATCCACTCACGGCActtaataaaacaaagaaatcccccccccaacccatccccccACCCATGGTGAGCCCTAGGGAATCTAGCTTTACAATTCCAGAGGGTCTCCATCTTCCCCAAAAGTGGGATGTGAGTGCCCCctgctggcactgctgctcagTATTGTAGTGCTCAAGGGCCAATAGATGGTGCCACTGAGCAATGAGCAGCACTACCGGCAGGATGGTTCCTCTGTACGCTGCTGAAGATGGGGCTCCCTCCAGCATCGTAACTGCAGAATCCAGAAGAGTTTGAGGTGTTATGGAGGTTCAGAGTACCATTGGGGTTCATTCTGGAGAGTAAGAAGGGGAGAGTCCGAGGTTCTTGTGGTTTATTTGTTTTGTCAGCAGGTGCCATTGGTGGGAAAGAGGAGAGGGACCAGAGGTTCACGAGAGTTTCATTGGTTGATGAAAATGGGAAGGAGTGGGGAtcaggaaggattttttttcttgtttcattgGTGCTGCAGGTGGAAGGGAGGGTGGATTGGAGGCTGGTGGGGGAGGAGAGTTCTTTATTTTGCAGTGAGGGGGATGAGAGTTGCCAGTTCTGGGTGCAGACCTGCTGGTTAGATTTAGGGCTTGTCCTTAgctctagctggctaacttttctCCACCAACCAAACATATCCCCCTGGTATGCCCACTTTTGGAGTGGCTGAATTTAACTGCACAGTCCGACTTTTTTCATAAGGGTTGATCAAACTGCCTAACTCCAGAAGTTATTCAACtagaccctttgaaaattgacagtAATATAACTTGTCTTTATTTCTCTGCCCATTTTGTTCTTACTGGAGGGCCGCCATGCTCTTTTCATCTTGTTTTCCTATcctcagggcttaatttgtgggggaacagGGTGTTGTGGGGCAACATGTCTTTTCAGGcataagaggcagagcagcaggggtgtccTACTCTAACCCTTcctctccaggcagcctgcagggaagagaagagaaggtgctGAGTCTAGAGCAcacagagaacagccactctgctccctttctggtccctcccccaccccgctTCTCCTCTTTTATTGCAGGGAAcaaaggggaaggggagataCTGAAGCAGActctgcagagcaaagaacagacacaaaaataggtttgaattagcacaggtttgaaagttgtgagcagtaatgccaattgtcaaggcttcagtcGTGAtcttgatgaatggcactaccgctcataactttcaaacttatgctaattcaaccccttcttGTGTCTATTATCAAGAGCTTAAtctctggcagaacaacccagaatggcattctgccaccttttaTCTGGGACCCGAGAAAGCAGAGCAGAACCGACAGTGtatatcagttctggctcccctgcGGAAGCAGAACAAATccagtagttgcatggatcatttatcaccccccagcccttgaaagaagcagagaagaacagagaaTGTTGGAACTGCTTACACTGAAacaagggcagccacatggctcTGATTCGGGCATaggtacatgtatgtgtgtgtgagagagagttcacacctgGCCCTGGTCGCATCCCTTTGCACAGGTCATACCTGGCTCTGATCCCACCCATCTCACCTCCTCCACAGGTCCTCTTCCTTTCTGTCTACAATGTAAGCCCTGCCTATACTGTATATAACTATACGCCAGGCACTACAGTGGCTTCTTCGGTTCGAGAGTGGGTCTAGCCAGGGTAATTTCCAACTCTTCATCAGCTGTTACCATAAGAGCCTTTCAAGGCCATGAGTGCTACCTCAGCACTAAAACCCAGACCTGGCTTCAGCAATTTCCAACAGCCAGTTTAACTcatatgggttgtttttttttatttgttttgcttttctgttttgtgattgttttgctccccccccccccccccccccccccccccccccacttaacatgatgctttttgtttctttagaATGAATGTGCCAGACCAAACAGCATCAACTCTCCAGATCCTACACCTCACTGAAGCTGCCTGAGTCTGTAATTCAACCAAACCATGTGCCCTCATCCTAACCAGGGCACCATAGCAGGAGCACTGAGACGGTGCATAACACAGGAGCAACAAACTCGGCGCAAAGTGACTCTCTAAGCATTAACCATCAATGGCCAAGAAAACTGCAGCTGGATTAGAAATCAAGGCCCAGGCAGAAGCCTCAACAAATGCAACTGACTGCCCCCTAACAGTCCCAGAGGAAGGCTGAACTCTGGGCTGATCCTGATCCCCTCATGTGCTATGGATTATATTTCACTAAGCTGAATTAAACCTGCTtccaaaaattgttttatttaatgGTAAATGAATACTTGGCAACATAAATGTGAGACAATCATCTTCGGAAAGTATCATTTTAGCTTCCAAATTATTAAAAAGGAATTTGAATGCCTAAAAGATCTTATCTCACCTAAGATTTTAAATAAGAGTTCTTTTTAGTCAGCAATGAGTGCTTTCTTCTTTCTTATGACCATTGATGCATGACAGAAGACGCCATAATTTAAACGTATTGAGTGCTAAAAATGCAAGTTCAAGGAATTCTATTAGTAAATTAAAAATGGTTGGCAGAAAAGTTCTTGCTCATGGTATCTATGAGCTTTCCACTCCAAATCTAAAATTACTGCTTCGCATGTGTCAGTATGCCTAATATAGTGTGTCAGTATATACTTAATATGCCTTGTTCTAATGTACATTTAATATAGAGCACATTATTAAATGCTTACTTTTTCCTGCAATAGCGCTGAGTCATCAGTTGATACTGCACAATAAACCAAGAAAAACAGCAGAAGAAAGAGCCTGGGAAAAATGGCAGACAATGCAAGCTGTGTGCAGTGAATGGAAGGAGTCTTCATAGTTGCAAACTTAGGTTAGCATGAACCACCATAACCAATCAGTAGATGTGCTTCTTCATGCTTTAACAAACATTTCACGAAATTCCTCAGAAATTATGGTGACTTGGGATGAGGCCACAATCCTAGGACTCAAAATTTCTCTTGCAGTCATCCTGTCCCTCATAACTCTGGCAACAATTTTTTCCAACGTTTTTGTCATTATTACTGTTTTTCTCACAAAGAAACTGCATACGCCAGCAAATTACCTGATTGGGTCCCTGGCTGTGACAGACCTCTTAGTGTCTCTTTTGGTGATGCCCATTAGCATTGCTTATACTGTCAGCCATACATGGACCTTTGGCCAAATTATGTGTGACATTTGGCTATCATCAGACATCACGTGCTGCACAGCCTCAATCCTGCACCTGTGTGTTATTGCTTTGGACAGATACTGGGCTATTACAGATGCTCTGGAATATTCCAAGCGGAGGACTGCGGGGAGAGCAGCTGTCATGATCGCCGTGGTCTGGATTATCTCTGTTTGTATCTCTATACCACCACTCTTCTGGAGACAAGCCAAAGCTCATGAAGAACTAACGGAATGTACTGTGAACACAGATCAGATTTCCTACACCATCTACTCAACATTTGGGGCTTTCTATATTCCCACAGTGCTACTGGTTATACTTTACGGTAGGATCTATGTGGCTGCACGCTCCAGAATTCTTAAGCCACCATCCCTGTATGGGAAGCGATTTACCACTGCCCATCTCATTACGGGCTCCACGGG
Proteins encoded in this window:
- the HTR1D gene encoding 5-hydroxytryptamine receptor 1D: MNHHNQSVDVLLHALTNISRNSSEIMVTWDEATILGLKISLAVILSLITLATIFSNVFVIITVFLTKKLHTPANYLIGSLAVTDLLVSLLVMPISIAYTVSHTWTFGQIMCDIWLSSDITCCTASILHLCVIALDRYWAITDALEYSKRRTAGRAAVMIAVVWIISVCISIPPLFWRQAKAHEELTECTVNTDQISYTIYSTFGAFYIPTVLLVILYGRIYVAARSRILKPPSLYGKRFTTAHLITGSTGSSLCSINSNIHEGRAHATGMPLCINHVQIKFADSILEKKRLSAARERKATKTLGIILGAFIFCWLPFFVVSLLMPICSEACWFHPVLFDLFTWLGYLNSLINPVIYTAFNEEFKQAFQKLIRFKKCH